The genomic interval CGACCACGTGGAGCGGCTTCTTTGATGCTCACTTTGATGATGTCGCCAACGCTAGCATAGCGACGCTTGGACCCGCCCAGCACCTTGATGCAGAGAACGGATTTCGCGCCAGTATTGTCGGCAACATCTAACCGGGATTCAGTTTGGATCATGTCTATGTTTTCCCAACTTGCATCAGTTGAACCAGCTTGGAAGCCAACTCGCCTGATCAGTCTTGGGCCCGTCGTCCACGCTACAAACCACTCATAGCGCTTCCTTTGGGCAGAAGCATCGCTTTTTAGGAGCGAAGCCCACGATTATGCAGAGTATTTGGCGACACGTCAACACCCCACGTTAAAAAACACGCCCAGGCACTGTCAGCGGGCGGCCAATACGGCTGCAACCACCTCGGCAAAGCCTGCGCCCCGCTCGTTGGAGGCGATGTAGGTGGGCTTGCAGGCCATTTGGGCCTCAAAACGTCGCACATTGGCCACACCAACGCTGTGCGGCAAGGCTTCGAACATGCGCTGGTCATTGGTGGAGTCGCCCACGTAAGCCCAGAGGTCGCGCTCTGTGGCCAGGTCGCGCCCCAGCAAAGTCTGGACGATCCAGCACGCACCCACCCATTTGTCATGCCCACCAAACCAGCCATTGATATGGATAGAGCTGACCGTGGCGTGCATGCCCTCGGATTGCAAAATGGCTACGACCTGGGCGATCTTGGCGGGTGCCAGGTGGGTGAATTCGCTGTGGTCGAAGGCAATATCGGTTTCGCGCCCCGCCGAGTCTTGCGCCAGCAGGGTCCCGGGCACTTCGGCCAGCACCCGCCGTGCCACCTGCTGCATGCGCGCAAAGTTGGCGCTGCGTGTGCGGGCATCCTGGATATACAGTTTTGATAGCTGCTCATGCTTATGGGATAAGCACGGGAGGCCAATTTGGCTTGTATTTTGAAGAAGCGCCACCGCGCCGTTCTCTGCCACGATTGCATCCACCGGCCAGGTACGCGCAAACGGCTCGCTCCAACCCACAGGGCGACCGGTGATGGCAATCACCACCAAGCCTGCTGCCTTTACATCCGCGAGGGCCTGCAACGCATCGGCGGTGATGGCGCCATCGGTCGTCAGGGTGTCATCGATATCGGTGAGAACGCCCGCCAGTCCGCGCCGCGCTGCCAGCGGCCATTGCGCCAGGGGCTTCACGCGGGCAAGGTCAGATACAGTTGCGCCAAAGCAAGGAATTCATCGGTTTGAGGATCAACACCGTTTTCTTCCCGCAGGATGTCACCCACCGCGGGGGCCAACGTGGCGGCCAGGCCTGCGTCCAGGAATAGCAAGCGGCTGCGGCGAGCCAACACATCTTCCACGGTGCGCGCGTACTCAAATCGTGCCGCAAACCGCACCATGCCCTCGGTGACCCCGCCACCCAGCCAACGGTCTCCACCGGGCAAGGCTTGCACCGCAGGCCGCTCGGTGCCATACGCATGCAATCCGGGCGCATCGCTGATCTTGGGACGCTGTGCATCCACAGCCGTACCGGCCCCTATCAGACGCAAGGTGGAAGTCGTACCGGGCTTGCGGGGCTGCAGCAAATGCGCCACAAAACATTTGTCCAGCACGTCCTCAGCCATGGCGCGGTAGGTGGTCCACTTGCCGCCGGTCACGGTGACCAAGCCACTTTTGCTGACAAGCACCGTATGTTCGCGGCTGATGCCCTTGGTGTTGCCACCGTCCTCGTCCTGCGGCTTGACCAGCGGGCGCAGACCTACCCAGACGCTTTTCACATCGGCACGCGTAGGGGCGCGGCTGAGGTAGCGGGCGGACTCACTCAGGATGAACTCCACCTCTTCCTTGAAGGGCCGCGGCTCGCGGGCCAGGTCGTCGCGCGGGGTGTCGGTGGTGCCCAGAATGACCTTGCCCAGCCAGGGCACGGCAAACAACACACGGCCATCGGCGGTTTTGGGCACCAGCATGGCGTGGTCGCCGGGCAAAAATTCGCGGTCCACCACGATGTGCACACCCTGGCTGGGGGCCACCATGGGTTTGGCCACCCGGCCCGTGGCTTCGCCGTCCTGCTGGCGGAAGGCATCGACCCAGACACCGGTAGCGTTCACCACGCAACCTGCGCGCAAGGTGATCTTGGCACCGGTTTCGCGGTCTTCGCCGTGCACACCGGCGACCTTGCCGTCTTCGTGCAACAGGCCGGTGGCGGCGCAGTAGTTGACCACCACCGCACCATGGGCGGCGGCGGTACGGGCCAGCACCAGGGCCAGCCGCGCATCGTCAAACTGGCCATCCCAGTATTTCACCCCGCCC from Comamonadaceae bacterium OS-1 carries:
- the glpD2 gene encoding glycerol-3-phosphate dehydrogenase 2 translates to MTLASPPLATLRSALMAQLTAPARFDVVVIGGGATGLGVALDAATRGFSVALVESHDFAKGTSSRATKLVHGGVRYLAQGNIALVREALHERTTLLNNAPHLAQPLAFVMPSYKLLDTPFYGIGLKMYDALAGKAGLGPTEFLGRNKTLQYLPTVQAQGLKGGVKYWDGQFDDARLALVLARTAAAHGAVVVNYCAATGLLHEDGKVAGVHGEDRETGAKITLRAGCVVNATGVWVDAFRQQDGEATGRVAKPMVAPSQGVHIVVDREFLPGDHAMLVPKTADGRVLFAVPWLGKVILGTTDTPRDDLAREPRPFKEEVEFILSESARYLSRAPTRADVKSVWVGLRPLVKPQDEDGGNTKGISREHTVLVSKSGLVTVTGGKWTTYRAMAEDVLDKCFVAHLLQPRKPGTTSTLRLIGAGTAVDAQRPKISDAPGLHAYGTERPAVQALPGGDRWLGGGVTEGMVRFAARFEYARTVEDVLARRSRLLFLDAGLAATLAPAVGDILREENGVDPQTDEFLALAQLYLTLPA